TTTTATTATGTAACTGATTTTTTTTCTTAAAGAGTTAAATTATTGAGAGATGAATATGTGGAGAGAAACTATCTCTAAAAATATCTCAAACGAGAACCCATCTCTTTCTCATCTGGTTTTTTATTAGAACATTTCTTGTGCCGTGGCTGCTGAATCTTTGGGCCGTGGGCAGTAAGTTCCGAAGCCATAAAACATAAAATTTGGTTACATACATATGTCTTGTGCCTATTACAACCAATAGACATGGGCATGTGTTCAGATTTAAACACCAGTCCATGCATGGTGCATCATTATATTTTGTGTAAACAATTGGTTGCAACCAGTTCTTGTATTACTAAATTAAATGTCAAATGTGAGAGGTTGTATAAGACAATGTGATCTATATACAGGATGGACCAAGACGTTTTACATGCCGATTTTAATAATGTTTAAATATACGCCCTTACCATGCCATATAACCAATTATTATAGGCTGTAACATGGGTTTACTAGAATCAGTAGAATGCTAGTTGCAAAAGCTGTGTATATAAGTCAAAAAATATATATTTGGATATATCGAGTGCATGTGGTGATGATATAGAGTAGATCTGTGGAAGTGAGTCGGTAGGAACATCCAAATAAAAAAAAGTACAAAACCGGAAAGATCTATATTATCTTTTTTTTGATGAATTATTAAATTTATTAATCATCAGCTAAAGGAATATTTATGTACAACTTTATTTTGGAAGCATATAGACTATGGCTATGGCTAAGTATAAAACTATGTATGAGCTAAAAATCAGACTTGCATGAGCCCTCTCAGCCGAGGCTTCGTCGCATAACCAGTAGAAGTGATTCTGTTTCTAACTGTTTTGTCCACAATCCTAGCCAATTGACTCGGCAACTTTGGCTTCTTCAGATGCTTCCGATAGTTTCTCTCCCTCCAGATTATATATATTGCAGTTTGAAAAACCAGCCTTACCAACAGATACTCAAGTCGCCCATAGCTATGGGTAGTAAGAAGTTCAAGAGTGCTCTCCCAGTCAGGATCAGGTGGTCTCCCTAGCAGAGTGCCAACAACTTCAAGCCATAGAGTGTATGTGTAGGGGCACGCAAAAAACAAGTGATCTCTTGTCTCATTTGGCTCTCCACAAAAGAGACATCCTTGTGGTTGGCCCCAAGCTCCTGTGCGCTCGCCGGTGGAGAGCCTATTCCTTATCGCCAGCCAAGAAATAAACGCAAACCTCGGCACTCTCAATTGGAACCACACAACTTTACTCCACTCCTTGAGGAATTGGAACCACACAACTTCACTCCACTCCTTGAGACCACCATGAATCCGAATTCTTTGCCATGTCTCTGCTGTGAAAAATTGTCTGCAATACTCGGTTTCATTTTTCCTCCACATGACCACGTCAGGAGCGTGGTGATTAACTTCCATCTGATGATTCTCAATCATATTGATAATTTCGCGCATCTGTCTGTCCCGGCATCTCCGAAATCTCCAAACTCCATCAGC
The DNA window shown above is from Brassica oleracea var. oleracea cultivar TO1000 chromosome C3, BOL, whole genome shotgun sequence and carries:
- the LOC106330190 gene encoding uncharacterized protein LOC106330190, which codes for MEDIDSLCSAFLWSGSPNDSSKAKVSWTEVCKPFKEGGLGIRSIADVSKVFSLKLIWRLLSESHSLWVDWMKKYILRNESFWDVRDTGLGSWVWRKLLKLRHLAKEFVPIEVHNGQSARFWTDLWHPRGRLIEIAGETDTQKLGIDRAALISDVRTADGVWRFRRCRDRQMREIINMIENHQMEVNHHAPDVVMWRKNETEYCRQFFTAETWQRIRIHGGLKEWSEVVWFQFLKEWSKVVWFQLRVPRFAFISWLAIRNRLSTGERTGAWGQPQGCLFCGEPNETRDHLFFACPYTYTLWLEVVGTLLGRPPDPDWESTLELLTTHSYGRLEYLLVRLVFQTAIYIIWRERNYRKHLKKPKLPSQLARIVDKTVRNRITSTGYATKPRLRGLMQV